Proteins encoded together in one Saccopteryx leptura isolate mSacLep1 chromosome 7, mSacLep1_pri_phased_curated, whole genome shotgun sequence window:
- the DAW1 gene encoding dynein assembly factor with WD repeat domains 1 isoform X1: MATNPLCLGSRIEKMKLKSLMIRYYPPGIMLEYETRGELKTKSIDLLDLSSSTDVNDLVGEIRRAEPLITASRSDLVRRLIQRLQEKLRQHSDHTFYLFKLLRAHILPLTNVALNKSGSRFITGSYDRTCKVWHSLSGTPLHTLRGHGNVVYAIAFNNPYGDKIATGSFDKTCKLWSVETGTCYHTFRGHTAEIMCLSFNPQSTLVATGGVDTTAKLWDIQSGEEVLTLTGHSAELVSLSFNTSGDRIVSGSLDYTVVIWDTLTGRKVYTLIGHCAEISSAVFNWDCSMVVTGSVDRTSMLWDATNGKCLAVLTGHSDGIMQSCFDCTGKLVATASADGTARIFSAVTRKCITKLEGHEGAILQISFNPQGNRVLTGSSDKTARIWDAQTGQCLQVLEGHKDEIFSCAFNYKGNMIVTGSRDHTCRIWR; encoded by the exons ATGGCTACGAATCCACTCTGCTTGGGGTCCCGGATCGAGAAAATGAAGCTCAAGAGCCTCATGATCCGTTATTACCCTCCAG gaaTTATGTTGGAATATGAGACAAGGGGAGAATTGAAGACCAAATCCATTGACTTGCTTGATCTCAGTTCCAG CACTGATGTCAATGACTTAGTGGGAGAGATCCGGAGAGCCGAGCCCCTTATCACCGCTTCACGGTCAGACCTAGTGAGACGTTTAATACAGAGATTGCAAGAGAAGCTCAGGCAGCACAGCGACCACACGTTCTATCTTTTCAAG CTTCTCAGAGCACACATACTGCCACTGACCAATGTTGCGCTTAATAAATCAGGCTCTCG CTTTATCACAGGAAGCTACGACCGAACCTGCAAAGTCTGGCACAGCCTCTCTGGGACGCCGCTGCACACCCTGCGTGGTCACGGGAATGTGGTGTACGCCATAGCGTTCAACAATCCTTATGG tgACAAAATTGCCACTGGGTCCTTCGATAAGACCTGCAAACTGTGGAGCGTGGAGACGGGAACCTGCTACCACACCTTCCGGGGCCACACAGCAGAAATA ATGTGTTTATCATTCAACCCTCAAAGCACGTTGGTGGCTACGGGAGGTGTGGACACCACGGCCAAGCTGTGGGACATTCAGAGCGGAGAGGAAGTACTCACTCTAACC GGACATTCGGCTGAACTTGTCTCCTTGTCCTTCAACACCTCAGGGGACAGGATCGTCTCAGGGTCTTTAGACTACACAGTTGTAATATGGGACACTCTGACCGGAAG GAAGGTGTACACCTTAATTGGTCATTGTGCTGAGATTAGCAGTGCCGTATTCAACTGGGATTGCTCTATGGTAGTCACCGGCTCTGTGGACAGAACTTCTATG TTGTGGGATGCTACAAATGGCAAATGCTTGGCAGTGTTAACAGGCCACAGTGATGGGATAATGCAGAGCTGTTTCGATTGCACTGGAAAGCTCGTCGCAACTGCTTCGGCTGACG GGACAGCAAGAATTTTCAGCGCAGTCACAAGAAAATGCATCACTAAATTGGAAGGTCATGAAGGTGCAATTTTACAG ATTTCCTTCAACCCCCAAGGGAACCGTGTTCTAACGGGCAGCTCTGACAAAACAGCGAGGATCTGGGATGCTCAGACGGGCCAGTGCCTCCAGGTGCTGGAGGGGCACAAGGACGAGATCTTCTCATGTGCTTTCAACTACAAAGGGAACATGATCGTCACAG GCAGCAGGGATCACACCTGCCGGATATGGCGTTGA
- the DAW1 gene encoding dynein assembly factor with WD repeat domains 1 isoform X3, whose amino-acid sequence MLEYETRGELKTKSIDLLDLSSSTDVNDLVGEIRRAEPLITASRSDLVRRLIQRLQEKLRQHSDHTFYLFKLLRAHILPLTNVALNKSGSRFITGSYDRTCKVWHSLSGTPLHTLRGHGNVVYAIAFNNPYGDKIATGSFDKTCKLWSVETGTCYHTFRGHTAEIMCLSFNPQSTLVATGGVDTTAKLWDIQSGEEVLTLTGHSAELVSLSFNTSGDRIVSGSLDYTVVIWDTLTGRKVYTLIGHCAEISSAVFNWDCSMVVTGSVDRTSMLWDATNGKCLAVLTGHSDGIMQSCFDCTGKLVATASADGTARIFSAVTRKCITKLEGHEGAILQISFNPQGNRVLTGSSDKTARIWDAQTGQCLQVLEGHKDEIFSCAFNYKGNMIVTGSRDHTCRIWR is encoded by the exons ATGTTGGAATATGAGACAAGGGGAGAATTGAAGACCAAATCCATTGACTTGCTTGATCTCAGTTCCAG CACTGATGTCAATGACTTAGTGGGAGAGATCCGGAGAGCCGAGCCCCTTATCACCGCTTCACGGTCAGACCTAGTGAGACGTTTAATACAGAGATTGCAAGAGAAGCTCAGGCAGCACAGCGACCACACGTTCTATCTTTTCAAG CTTCTCAGAGCACACATACTGCCACTGACCAATGTTGCGCTTAATAAATCAGGCTCTCG CTTTATCACAGGAAGCTACGACCGAACCTGCAAAGTCTGGCACAGCCTCTCTGGGACGCCGCTGCACACCCTGCGTGGTCACGGGAATGTGGTGTACGCCATAGCGTTCAACAATCCTTATGG tgACAAAATTGCCACTGGGTCCTTCGATAAGACCTGCAAACTGTGGAGCGTGGAGACGGGAACCTGCTACCACACCTTCCGGGGCCACACAGCAGAAATA ATGTGTTTATCATTCAACCCTCAAAGCACGTTGGTGGCTACGGGAGGTGTGGACACCACGGCCAAGCTGTGGGACATTCAGAGCGGAGAGGAAGTACTCACTCTAACC GGACATTCGGCTGAACTTGTCTCCTTGTCCTTCAACACCTCAGGGGACAGGATCGTCTCAGGGTCTTTAGACTACACAGTTGTAATATGGGACACTCTGACCGGAAG GAAGGTGTACACCTTAATTGGTCATTGTGCTGAGATTAGCAGTGCCGTATTCAACTGGGATTGCTCTATGGTAGTCACCGGCTCTGTGGACAGAACTTCTATG TTGTGGGATGCTACAAATGGCAAATGCTTGGCAGTGTTAACAGGCCACAGTGATGGGATAATGCAGAGCTGTTTCGATTGCACTGGAAAGCTCGTCGCAACTGCTTCGGCTGACG GGACAGCAAGAATTTTCAGCGCAGTCACAAGAAAATGCATCACTAAATTGGAAGGTCATGAAGGTGCAATTTTACAG ATTTCCTTCAACCCCCAAGGGAACCGTGTTCTAACGGGCAGCTCTGACAAAACAGCGAGGATCTGGGATGCTCAGACGGGCCAGTGCCTCCAGGTGCTGGAGGGGCACAAGGACGAGATCTTCTCATGTGCTTTCAACTACAAAGGGAACATGATCGTCACAG GCAGCAGGGATCACACCTGCCGGATATGGCGTTGA
- the DAW1 gene encoding dynein assembly factor with WD repeat domains 1 isoform X4: protein MATNPLCLGSRIEKMKLKSLMIRYYPPGIMLEYETRGELKTKSIDLLDLSSSTDVNDLVGEIRRAEPLITASRSDLVRRLIQRLQEKLRQHSDHTFYLFKLLRAHILPLTNVALNKSGSRFITGSYDRTCKVWHSLSGTPLHTLRGHGNVVYAIAFNNPYGDKIATGSFDKTCKLWSVETGTCYHTFRGHTAEIGHSAELVSLSFNTSGDRIVSGSLDYTVVIWDTLTGRKVYTLIGHCAEISSAVFNWDCSMVVTGSVDRTSMLWDATNGKCLAVLTGHSDGIMQSCFDCTGKLVATASADGTARIFSAVTRKCITKLEGHEGAILQISFNPQGNRVLTGSSDKTARIWDAQTGQCLQVLEGHKDEIFSCAFNYKGNMIVTGSRDHTCRIWR from the exons ATGGCTACGAATCCACTCTGCTTGGGGTCCCGGATCGAGAAAATGAAGCTCAAGAGCCTCATGATCCGTTATTACCCTCCAG gaaTTATGTTGGAATATGAGACAAGGGGAGAATTGAAGACCAAATCCATTGACTTGCTTGATCTCAGTTCCAG CACTGATGTCAATGACTTAGTGGGAGAGATCCGGAGAGCCGAGCCCCTTATCACCGCTTCACGGTCAGACCTAGTGAGACGTTTAATACAGAGATTGCAAGAGAAGCTCAGGCAGCACAGCGACCACACGTTCTATCTTTTCAAG CTTCTCAGAGCACACATACTGCCACTGACCAATGTTGCGCTTAATAAATCAGGCTCTCG CTTTATCACAGGAAGCTACGACCGAACCTGCAAAGTCTGGCACAGCCTCTCTGGGACGCCGCTGCACACCCTGCGTGGTCACGGGAATGTGGTGTACGCCATAGCGTTCAACAATCCTTATGG tgACAAAATTGCCACTGGGTCCTTCGATAAGACCTGCAAACTGTGGAGCGTGGAGACGGGAACCTGCTACCACACCTTCCGGGGCCACACAGCAGAAATA GGACATTCGGCTGAACTTGTCTCCTTGTCCTTCAACACCTCAGGGGACAGGATCGTCTCAGGGTCTTTAGACTACACAGTTGTAATATGGGACACTCTGACCGGAAG GAAGGTGTACACCTTAATTGGTCATTGTGCTGAGATTAGCAGTGCCGTATTCAACTGGGATTGCTCTATGGTAGTCACCGGCTCTGTGGACAGAACTTCTATG TTGTGGGATGCTACAAATGGCAAATGCTTGGCAGTGTTAACAGGCCACAGTGATGGGATAATGCAGAGCTGTTTCGATTGCACTGGAAAGCTCGTCGCAACTGCTTCGGCTGACG GGACAGCAAGAATTTTCAGCGCAGTCACAAGAAAATGCATCACTAAATTGGAAGGTCATGAAGGTGCAATTTTACAG ATTTCCTTCAACCCCCAAGGGAACCGTGTTCTAACGGGCAGCTCTGACAAAACAGCGAGGATCTGGGATGCTCAGACGGGCCAGTGCCTCCAGGTGCTGGAGGGGCACAAGGACGAGATCTTCTCATGTGCTTTCAACTACAAAGGGAACATGATCGTCACAG GCAGCAGGGATCACACCTGCCGGATATGGCGTTGA
- the DAW1 gene encoding dynein assembly factor with WD repeat domains 1 isoform X2, whose protein sequence is MGRSGGEPNLLSSGQQCSLLICMTCPALPISCTDVNDLVGEIRRAEPLITASRSDLVRRLIQRLQEKLRQHSDHTFYLFKLLRAHILPLTNVALNKSGSRFITGSYDRTCKVWHSLSGTPLHTLRGHGNVVYAIAFNNPYGDKIATGSFDKTCKLWSVETGTCYHTFRGHTAEIMCLSFNPQSTLVATGGVDTTAKLWDIQSGEEVLTLTGHSAELVSLSFNTSGDRIVSGSLDYTVVIWDTLTGRKVYTLIGHCAEISSAVFNWDCSMVVTGSVDRTSMLWDATNGKCLAVLTGHSDGIMQSCFDCTGKLVATASADGTARIFSAVTRKCITKLEGHEGAILQISFNPQGNRVLTGSSDKTARIWDAQTGQCLQVLEGHKDEIFSCAFNYKGNMIVTGSRDHTCRIWR, encoded by the exons ATGGGGCGTTCCGGAGGAGAGCCCAACCTGCTTTCATCCGGGCAGCAGTGCTCTTTATTGATTTGCATGACTTGCCCCGCCCTACCCATTTCTTG CACTGATGTCAATGACTTAGTGGGAGAGATCCGGAGAGCCGAGCCCCTTATCACCGCTTCACGGTCAGACCTAGTGAGACGTTTAATACAGAGATTGCAAGAGAAGCTCAGGCAGCACAGCGACCACACGTTCTATCTTTTCAAG CTTCTCAGAGCACACATACTGCCACTGACCAATGTTGCGCTTAATAAATCAGGCTCTCG CTTTATCACAGGAAGCTACGACCGAACCTGCAAAGTCTGGCACAGCCTCTCTGGGACGCCGCTGCACACCCTGCGTGGTCACGGGAATGTGGTGTACGCCATAGCGTTCAACAATCCTTATGG tgACAAAATTGCCACTGGGTCCTTCGATAAGACCTGCAAACTGTGGAGCGTGGAGACGGGAACCTGCTACCACACCTTCCGGGGCCACACAGCAGAAATA ATGTGTTTATCATTCAACCCTCAAAGCACGTTGGTGGCTACGGGAGGTGTGGACACCACGGCCAAGCTGTGGGACATTCAGAGCGGAGAGGAAGTACTCACTCTAACC GGACATTCGGCTGAACTTGTCTCCTTGTCCTTCAACACCTCAGGGGACAGGATCGTCTCAGGGTCTTTAGACTACACAGTTGTAATATGGGACACTCTGACCGGAAG GAAGGTGTACACCTTAATTGGTCATTGTGCTGAGATTAGCAGTGCCGTATTCAACTGGGATTGCTCTATGGTAGTCACCGGCTCTGTGGACAGAACTTCTATG TTGTGGGATGCTACAAATGGCAAATGCTTGGCAGTGTTAACAGGCCACAGTGATGGGATAATGCAGAGCTGTTTCGATTGCACTGGAAAGCTCGTCGCAACTGCTTCGGCTGACG GGACAGCAAGAATTTTCAGCGCAGTCACAAGAAAATGCATCACTAAATTGGAAGGTCATGAAGGTGCAATTTTACAG ATTTCCTTCAACCCCCAAGGGAACCGTGTTCTAACGGGCAGCTCTGACAAAACAGCGAGGATCTGGGATGCTCAGACGGGCCAGTGCCTCCAGGTGCTGGAGGGGCACAAGGACGAGATCTTCTCATGTGCTTTCAACTACAAAGGGAACATGATCGTCACAG GCAGCAGGGATCACACCTGCCGGATATGGCGTTGA